A genome region from Blautia coccoides includes the following:
- a CDS encoding carbohydrate ABC transporter permease, whose protein sequence is MAMDKNAARRKKDRFATAGMLVLFTVLAVLIILPIYAIFLASFKPGGHLLQYGLNLDLDFSVMNLDNYVLLFTGSHDYWTWFMNSIILTVITVVLTLLISAFVAYGFAAYEFRGRQVLFVVVLIILSIPLEVVMLPLYKQISSWGMMDNYGAIVLPFLAHASTIFFFRQYLLGLPKSLIEAGRIDGATEYGIFFKLIIPIMKPAFAAMAILNGMNAWNNYLWPLLVIRSSDKYTLTLGLNTLINPYGDNYSLLVVGSFFSIVPIFILFVCFQKYFIEGMTAGAVKE, encoded by the coding sequence ATGGCTATGGATAAAAACGCAGCAAGAAGAAAAAAAGACAGATTTGCCACAGCAGGCATGCTCGTCCTCTTTACGGTCCTGGCTGTCCTGATCATCCTGCCGATTTACGCTATTTTCCTGGCGAGCTTTAAACCGGGCGGACATTTGCTCCAGTACGGACTGAACCTGGATCTGGACTTCTCTGTCATGAATCTTGACAACTATGTACTTCTGTTCACAGGATCCCATGACTACTGGACCTGGTTTATGAACAGTATTATCCTGACTGTGATCACGGTAGTGCTCACACTGCTGATCAGCGCATTCGTGGCATACGGATTTGCAGCTTATGAATTCAGAGGAAGACAGGTACTCTTTGTGGTCGTGCTGATCATCCTTTCCATTCCTCTGGAAGTTGTTATGCTTCCCCTGTACAAACAGATCTCAAGCTGGGGAATGATGGACAATTATGGAGCCATTGTACTTCCCTTCCTGGCTCACGCGTCAACCATCTTCTTCTTCAGACAGTATCTGCTGGGACTTCCAAAGTCCCTGATCGAAGCAGGACGTATTGACGGTGCCACAGAGTATGGTATTTTCTTTAAACTGATCATTCCCATCATGAAGCCGGCTTTTGCCGCAATGGCTATCTTAAACGGTATGAATGCATGGAACAATTATCTGTGGCCGCTGTTGGTGATCCGTTCTTCCGATAAGTATACGCTGACCCTTGGCCTGAACACTCTGATCAACCCTTATGGAGATAATTACAGCCTGCTGGTGGTAGGTTCCTTCTTCTCCATTGTGCCGATCTTTATCCTGTTCGTATGCTTCCAGAAATATTTTATCGAAGGTATGACAGCCGGTGCCGTAAAAGAGTGA
- a CDS encoding alpha-N-arabinofuranosidase, with translation MSRRAKMVLDKEFRIAPVDKRIYGSFIEHLGRAVYEGIYQPGHPAADKDGFRQDVLQLVKELDVPIIRYPGGNFVSNFYWEDSVGPVAERPHRLELAWRSLEKNEVGLNEFSKWAKQANSEVMMAVNLGTRGISDACNLLEYCNHPSGTKYSDMRISHGVKDPHNIKVWCLGNEMDGPWQIGHKTMEEYGRLAEETAKAMRLIDPSIELVSCGSSNRDMPTFPDWEAVTLSHTYDYVDYISMHQYYGNRDDDSNDYLAQSDDMDDFIRTIISTCDYVKAKKRSKKVMNLSFDEWNVWFHSNAVDDDITENHPWQVAPPMLEDIYNFEDALLVGLMLITLIRHADRVKMACLAQLVNVIAPIMTDAAGGAWKQTIFYPFMHASKYGRGVALLPVMNSTKHATAKHDEITDVESVAVYNEEADEVAIFAVNRNLEEDVELATDVRSFEGYRILEHIVLENEDLKAVNGLGMEKVAPANADDRSKLDGGIVTSVLKKASWNVIRLGK, from the coding sequence ATGAGCAGACGTGCAAAGATGGTGCTTGATAAGGAATTTCGTATCGCACCTGTAGACAAGAGAATTTATGGTTCTTTCATTGAGCATCTGGGACGTGCCGTGTACGAAGGCATCTATCAGCCAGGACATCCGGCAGCGGACAAGGATGGGTTCCGTCAGGACGTGTTACAGCTTGTAAAAGAGCTGGATGTGCCCATTATCCGCTATCCGGGTGGAAACTTTGTTTCTAATTTCTACTGGGAAGATTCCGTAGGTCCGGTGGCAGAACGTCCCCACCGCCTGGAACTGGCCTGGAGAAGCCTGGAGAAAAATGAAGTTGGCCTTAATGAATTTTCAAAATGGGCAAAACAGGCAAACTCTGAGGTGATGATGGCAGTGAACCTGGGCACAAGGGGCATTTCCGATGCCTGTAACCTGCTGGAATACTGCAACCATCCGTCAGGAACAAAATACAGTGACATGCGTATCAGCCACGGTGTAAAGGACCCGCACAACATCAAGGTATGGTGCCTGGGCAATGAGATGGACGGACCGTGGCAGATCGGGCACAAGACCATGGAAGAGTACGGACGTCTGGCTGAGGAGACTGCAAAGGCAATGCGTCTTATTGACCCCTCCATCGAGCTTGTTTCCTGCGGAAGCTCCAATCGTGACATGCCTACCTTCCCTGACTGGGAGGCAGTTACCCTGTCCCATACATATGACTACGTGGATTATATTTCCATGCATCAGTATTACGGAAACAGAGATGACGACAGCAATGATTATCTGGCACAGTCTGATGATATGGATGATTTCATCCGCACCATCATTTCCACCTGTGACTATGTAAAAGCTAAGAAACGCAGCAAAAAAGTCATGAATTTGAGCTTTGACGAATGGAACGTATGGTTCCACTCAAACGCCGTGGATGATGATATCACAGAGAACCACCCGTGGCAGGTGGCTCCGCCTATGCTGGAGGATATCTATAACTTTGAGGATGCGCTTTTGGTAGGACTGATGCTCATCACATTGATCAGACACGCGGACCGTGTGAAGATGGCATGCCTTGCGCAGCTCGTAAATGTTATCGCTCCCATTATGACAGATGCCGCAGGCGGTGCATGGAAACAGACCATTTTCTATCCGTTCATGCACGCTTCCAAATACGGACGCGGTGTGGCACTTCTGCCTGTTATGAACAGCACGAAACATGCCACAGCAAAACATGATGAGATCACGGACGTGGAATCCGTTGCTGTCTACAATGAAGAGGCAGATGAAGTGGCCATCTTTGCTGTGAACCGTAATCTGGAAGAGGATGTGGAACTGGCTACAGATGTGAGAAGCTTTGAGGGATACCGCATTCTGGAGCATATTGTTCTGGAAAATGAGGACCTGAAAGCAGTAAACGGCCTGGGAATGGAAAAAGTCGCTCCGGCAAATGCGGATGACCGCAGCAAACTGGACGGAGGCATTGTCACCAGTGTGCTGAAAAAAGCATCCTGGAATGTGATCCGCCTTGGAAAATAG
- a CDS encoding SH3 domain-containing protein, which yields MRNKLKYFLLLLLSVLCLSILGACGKDDSAAEEEAALDSVSASMDGTVTAFTGKEISIITSDNDKLTFDMTKAELDCKSGIIPGNEVTLIYVGPLDGTDTSKVRLRKIITTDDNSGLLPTDGTKVISPSGDADGFQSGKAGYDEPDSGVKVEEKTETVTVKSPVNVRADAASQAQVLGVLQGGTTVTRTGICDNGWHRIVYEGETGYVWGDYLSD from the coding sequence ATGAGAAACAAGCTGAAATATTTTCTCCTGCTTCTGCTGTCAGTTCTGTGTCTGTCCATACTGGGCGCCTGCGGCAAGGACGACAGCGCTGCAGAGGAAGAGGCAGCACTGGATTCCGTATCTGCCTCCATGGACGGAACTGTGACAGCTTTTACCGGAAAAGAGATCAGTATTATTACTTCAGATAATGATAAGCTGACTTTTGATATGACAAAAGCGGAACTTGACTGCAAGAGCGGAATTATTCCCGGCAATGAGGTAACGCTGATCTATGTAGGTCCCCTGGATGGGACGGATACCAGCAAAGTCCGTCTTAGGAAGATCATCACAACGGATGATAATTCAGGCCTTCTGCCTACAGACGGGACAAAAGTGATTTCACCCAGCGGTGACGCGGATGGATTTCAATCCGGCAAGGCCGGTTATGATGAGCCGGATTCCGGCGTCAAGGTAGAGGAAAAGACAGAAACCGTTACAGTAAAAAGCCCTGTAAACGTAAGGGCTGACGCGGCAAGCCAGGCCCAGGTCCTGGGAGTTCTCCAGGGCGGCACCACTGTTACGCGGACCGGTATCTGCGACAACGGATGGCATAGGATCGTCTATGAAGGGGAGACAGGGTATGTGTGGGGAGATTATCTCTCTGACTGA
- a CDS encoding carbohydrate ABC transporter permease, with amino-acid sequence MNKVKKFFYSQKAAPYVFVLPFVLTVLLFWIFPIGNGVLLSFQDVLKDKWVGLKNYDRLLSDKIFLKAVWNSVKYMIGTCALLIPFPLLFASLLNSKLMKKPGFFKSIYFLPALTSVVVAGTIFRLIFGEMDTALANRVIEFFGHSPIKWLKGQWTGYFALLLVACWRWTGVNILYFLAGLQSISTDLYEAASIDGASKWQQFKKISFPLVKPTTVYVLTISIYAGLSMFLESYMLWKGNNSPQNIGLTIVGYLYRQGIEKRAMGYACAVGLVLLIVVMIVNLIQLTVTGTFKKEER; translated from the coding sequence ATGAACAAAGTAAAAAAATTCTTTTACTCACAGAAAGCAGCTCCTTACGTGTTTGTCTTGCCGTTTGTACTTACGGTACTGTTGTTCTGGATTTTTCCGATTGGAAACGGCGTACTATTAAGCTTTCAGGATGTGTTAAAAGATAAATGGGTAGGATTAAAAAATTATGATAGGCTTCTGTCTGACAAGATTTTCCTGAAGGCAGTCTGGAACAGCGTAAAATATATGATCGGAACCTGCGCGCTGTTGATTCCGTTCCCTTTGTTGTTTGCAAGCCTTTTAAACAGTAAACTTATGAAAAAACCTGGATTTTTCAAATCCATTTATTTCCTGCCGGCACTGACTTCAGTAGTGGTAGCAGGTACCATTTTCCGCCTGATCTTCGGGGAAATGGATACAGCATTGGCAAACCGCGTTATCGAATTTTTCGGACATTCCCCGATCAAATGGCTGAAAGGCCAGTGGACCGGATATTTTGCGCTGCTTCTGGTAGCCTGCTGGAGATGGACCGGTGTAAATATTCTTTATTTCCTTGCGGGCTTACAGAGTATTTCCACGGATTTATACGAGGCAGCTTCCATAGATGGTGCGTCCAAATGGCAGCAGTTCAAAAAAATCTCCTTCCCTCTTGTAAAACCCACTACAGTATACGTGCTGACCATCAGTATCTATGCAGGTCTGTCCATGTTCCTGGAAAGTTACATGTTATGGAAAGGAAACAACTCACCGCAGAATATCGGTCTTACCATTGTAGGTTATCTGTACCGCCAGGGTATTGAAAAACGAGCCATGGGTTACGCCTGTGCCGTTGGTCTGGTCCTGCTGATCGTGGTTATGATCGTCAACCTGATCCAGCTTACTGTGACCGGAACATTCAAGAAGGAGGAACGCTGA
- the asnA gene encoding aspartate--ammonia ligase, whose translation MGKVIIPENYHSCLSSYETQEAIGIIKNLMQKKLCLALNLKRVTAPVFVDPASGLNDDLNGVERPVTFDIPDANMNAQVVHSLAKWKRMALYRYDFHVGKGILCDMNAIRRDEELDNLHSAYVDQWDWEKIITAEDRNLDYLKDTVTRIVNSICNALEEVKYHYENLDTELCREVSFITSQELEDMYPDMTPKERESAYAKEKKTIFIMQIGDLLKSGEKHDGRAPDYDDWKLNGDLLFWHEPLQCAMEISSMGIRVDAQTLSEQLEKAGCNERRNLTFHRMLLNNELPLTIGGGIGQSRVCMLLLQKVHVGEVQSSIWDEATLTACSKAGIEIL comes from the coding sequence ATGGGAAAAGTAATAATACCAGAGAACTATCATTCATGCTTATCCAGCTATGAGACACAGGAAGCGATTGGTATCATCAAGAATCTGATGCAGAAGAAACTATGTTTGGCTTTGAATCTGAAAAGAGTGACAGCGCCGGTTTTTGTAGATCCGGCTTCCGGCCTGAATGATGATTTGAACGGTGTGGAGCGCCCTGTAACATTTGATATCCCGGATGCAAATATGAATGCACAGGTAGTACATTCCCTGGCAAAATGGAAACGTATGGCTCTTTACCGCTATGATTTCCACGTGGGAAAAGGAATCTTATGCGATATGAACGCCATCCGCAGAGATGAGGAGCTTGACAATCTGCATTCTGCGTATGTGGACCAGTGGGACTGGGAAAAAATCATCACGGCAGAGGACAGAAATCTGGATTACCTAAAGGATACAGTGACCAGGATCGTGAATTCCATCTGCAACGCTCTGGAAGAGGTGAAATACCACTATGAAAATCTGGACACAGAGCTGTGCCGTGAGGTATCCTTCATCACTTCCCAGGAACTGGAGGATATGTATCCTGATATGACTCCCAAGGAGAGGGAGAGCGCCTACGCCAAGGAGAAGAAGACTATATTCATCATGCAGATAGGTGATCTGTTGAAATCAGGAGAAAAGCACGACGGACGTGCGCCGGACTATGATGACTGGAAGTTAAACGGAGACCTTTTATTCTGGCATGAGCCGCTGCAGTGCGCCATGGAAATCTCCTCCATGGGAATCCGGGTGGATGCTCAAACACTCAGCGAACAGCTTGAAAAAGCCGGCTGCAATGAGCGCAGGAACCTGACGTTCCACAGAATGCTTTTAAACAACGAACTGCCCCTGACCATCGGCGGCGGCATTGGTCAGTCCAGAGTTTGTATGCTCCTTCTGCAGAAAGTGCATGTGGGAGAGGTACAGTCCTCCATTTGGGACGAAGCGACCCTGACTGCCTGCAGCAAAGCCGGCATTGAAATCTTATAA
- a CDS encoding MATE family efflux transporter has translation MKQTTDLGRDKVWLLVLKLAVPSMIAQFVTVLYSIIDRMFIGNIPKIGDLALAGVGICGPIVTLLTSFGTLIGLGGSILMSMRLGAGRKKQAQSILAHSFAMLVVFSAVLTLLFLLTKKYLLLWFGASAATFVYADTYLTIYTAGTFFALMAIGLNYFITCQGFPGVGMTTVLIGAVTNIILDPVFIFGLHMDVAGAAIATVIAQFASCAFAFCFLIGKKVPIRITRLRKPAWSPMIVKRILVLGVSPFLILATDSVIIIVLNAMLQKYGGPGEGDMLITCATIVQSYMMLITGPMLGISSGTQAILSYNYGAKAVDRVKKAEKYILLLCLCFTTVMFILSRIVPGYFIRIFTSEPSLVSLSTWGIHVFTLLIIPLSFQYVFVDGFTALGLSRTALFLSMFRKGDYMLFTIFLPIFFGAKSAFYAQPIADGIASVMATAAFFLFFRKHLEKRLRQ, from the coding sequence ATGAAACAGACAACTGACCTGGGTAGGGACAAGGTATGGCTGCTGGTCCTCAAACTGGCGGTCCCCTCTATGATCGCACAGTTCGTCACCGTACTTTACAGTATTATTGACAGGATGTTCATTGGAAACATTCCTAAGATCGGAGATCTGGCACTTGCGGGAGTGGGAATCTGTGGACCCATTGTCACACTTCTCACCTCCTTTGGAACCCTTATAGGGCTGGGAGGCTCTATTCTCATGTCCATGCGTCTGGGAGCCGGACGAAAAAAACAGGCTCAGTCCATACTGGCCCACAGTTTTGCTATGCTGGTGGTTTTCTCCGCTGTGCTGACACTGCTCTTTCTTCTGACGAAGAAGTATCTTCTGCTTTGGTTCGGAGCAAGTGCCGCAACCTTTGTATACGCGGACACCTATCTCACCATCTACACAGCGGGAACGTTTTTCGCCCTCATGGCCATTGGTCTGAACTATTTTATCACTTGTCAGGGATTTCCCGGTGTGGGAATGACAACTGTGCTGATCGGTGCTGTCACAAATATCATCCTGGACCCGGTCTTTATCTTCGGTCTGCATATGGATGTGGCAGGCGCTGCCATCGCCACTGTTATTGCACAGTTTGCATCCTGCGCCTTTGCCTTCTGCTTTCTCATAGGCAAAAAAGTTCCTATTCGGATAACAAGACTCCGAAAGCCCGCCTGGTCCCCCATGATCGTTAAGAGGATCCTGGTTCTGGGTGTTTCCCCGTTCCTGATCCTGGCTACTGACAGTGTCATCATTATTGTTCTGAACGCCATGCTGCAGAAGTACGGAGGCCCCGGTGAGGGGGATATGCTCATCACCTGTGCCACCATTGTCCAGAGCTATATGATGCTCATTACAGGTCCTATGCTGGGAATCTCCAGCGGAACACAGGCTATCCTCAGCTATAATTACGGGGCAAAAGCTGTGGACAGGGTTAAGAAGGCAGAAAAATATATTCTGCTGCTGTGCCTCTGTTTTACCACCGTGATGTTTATCCTCTCCAGGATTGTGCCCGGATACTTTATCAGGATCTTTACCAGTGAGCCGTCCCTGGTATCCCTGTCCACTTGGGGCATCCATGTATTTACACTGCTGATCATTCCCCTCAGCTTCCAGTATGTATTTGTAGATGGCTTTACAGCCCTGGGGCTTTCCAGGACCGCCCTGTTCTTATCCATGTTCCGAAAAGGGGATTATATGCTCTTTACAATTTTTCTGCCCATTTTTTTCGGAGCCAAAAGCGCGTTTTACGCCCAGCCCATCGCGGACGGGATCGCCTCTGTCATGGCGACTGCCGCATTCTTCCTATTTTTCCGCAAGCATCTGGAAAAGCGCCTCCGGCAATGA
- a CDS encoding ABC transporter substrate-binding protein → MKKKVLAALLSAAMIGTMLAGCGSKGGDDAAESSTKETGKREMEVEGDDVTTLTVWTFIENHQDFYTNMAEKWNEENPDKKVKLVLSNMAYDDMHNKLSLALESGEGAPDVVDIELGKFPAFMTGKVGLKDLSDVITPYKENVVESRLDLYSKDGKYYGLPTHVGTTVAFYNTEALDAAGVDYTTIKTWDDFKAAGEKYKEATGKTFAAAETTAQWTLNLMLAQKGGDYMTEDGKLDVNNDKMVECLQYMKDMQAAGALDTIAGGQPDNEEAYPLFNSGDVAAAIMPFWQTSRYTSYMTDLKGKVAIAAPPVWGDNDAVKTIGGGGTGTAVVETSENADLAAEVFAYIKLSETANEEVWNVLGFDPVNTALWTDTAVTENPDNAFIQYFNTKPFDTLNELADGIGLLKCYTDEKMPSVNNTFCTVTLSDIFESDADVKTALDEAQDSLENEFAE, encoded by the coding sequence ATGAAGAAGAAAGTTTTAGCAGCATTACTCAGCGCAGCCATGATTGGCACTATGTTAGCAGGATGCGGATCCAAAGGCGGAGACGACGCAGCAGAAAGCAGCACCAAGGAGACAGGAAAAAGAGAGATGGAAGTGGAGGGTGATGATGTCACAACTCTTACCGTTTGGACATTCATTGAGAACCATCAGGATTTCTACACCAATATGGCAGAGAAATGGAATGAGGAAAATCCGGACAAGAAGGTAAAACTGGTTCTTTCCAACATGGCATACGATGATATGCACAACAAATTATCCCTGGCTCTGGAATCCGGTGAGGGTGCTCCTGATGTAGTGGATATCGAGTTAGGTAAATTCCCGGCGTTCATGACAGGAAAAGTTGGCCTGAAAGATTTATCTGATGTGATCACACCTTACAAAGAGAACGTAGTTGAATCCAGACTTGATTTATATTCCAAAGACGGAAAATATTACGGACTGCCTACTCACGTAGGAACAACTGTAGCTTTCTATAACACAGAAGCACTGGATGCAGCAGGTGTTGACTACACAACTATCAAGACCTGGGATGACTTTAAAGCAGCAGGTGAGAAATATAAAGAAGCTACAGGAAAAACATTTGCGGCAGCCGAGACAACCGCACAGTGGACTCTGAACCTGATGCTGGCTCAGAAGGGCGGAGACTACATGACAGAGGACGGCAAGCTGGATGTAAACAATGACAAAATGGTAGAGTGCTTACAGTACATGAAAGACATGCAGGCAGCAGGTGCCCTGGATACCATCGCAGGCGGACAGCCAGACAACGAGGAAGCATATCCGTTATTCAACTCCGGTGATGTGGCAGCAGCGATCATGCCGTTCTGGCAGACAAGCCGTTACACAAGCTACATGACAGACCTGAAAGGCAAAGTAGCCATCGCAGCTCCTCCGGTATGGGGCGACAACGACGCAGTTAAGACCATCGGCGGCGGCGGAACAGGTACAGCAGTTGTGGAGACAAGCGAGAACGCAGATCTGGCAGCAGAAGTATTTGCTTATATCAAACTTTCCGAGACAGCCAACGAGGAAGTATGGAACGTATTAGGATTTGACCCGGTAAACACAGCTCTCTGGACAGACACAGCAGTTACAGAAAATCCGGACAATGCATTTATCCAGTATTTCAACACAAAACCGTTCGACACACTGAATGAACTGGCAGACGGTATCGGCCTTCTGAAATGCTACACAGATGAGAAAATGCCGTCCGTAAACAATACCTTCTGTACCGTGACACTGAGCGACATCTTTGAATCTGACGCAGATGTGAAGACAGCCCTTGATGAGGCACAGGATTCCTTAGAAAACGAATTTGCAGAGTAA
- the larB gene encoding nickel pincer cofactor biosynthesis protein LarB, which produces MNIQDILLQVKSGEMPLETAEHMLEKIPYEDLGYAKLDHHRKIRSGFGEVVFCSGKATDHLIGIYQHFYQQDGCVLGTRAREDQYLAVKEVLPQVQYDPLSHILVIEKEDAAKEGCVAVCTGGTSDIPVAEEAARTAEYFGANVERIYDVGVAGIHRLLSQQERLRHANAIVAVAGMEGALAGVVAGLVEVPVIAVPTSIGYGANFGGLSALLTMLNSCAEGISVVNIDNGFGGGYMGAQINRLICRK; this is translated from the coding sequence ATGAACATTCAAGATATACTGCTTCAGGTGAAAAGCGGAGAGATGCCGCTGGAAACCGCGGAGCATATGCTGGAGAAGATTCCTTACGAGGATCTGGGCTATGCAAAACTGGACCATCACCGCAAGATCCGTTCCGGGTTCGGCGAGGTTGTGTTCTGTTCCGGTAAAGCCACAGATCATCTGATTGGCATCTACCAGCATTTTTACCAGCAGGATGGCTGTGTCCTGGGTACAAGAGCCAGAGAGGACCAGTATCTGGCTGTGAAGGAGGTACTTCCCCAGGTGCAGTACGACCCTCTTTCCCATATACTTGTCATTGAGAAAGAGGATGCTGCAAAAGAGGGGTGCGTAGCTGTCTGCACAGGCGGCACGTCCGATATCCCCGTTGCCGAGGAGGCAGCCAGGACAGCAGAATATTTCGGCGCCAATGTGGAGCGTATCTACGATGTAGGGGTAGCGGGGATCCATCGCCTCCTCTCACAACAGGAACGCCTCCGTCATGCCAACGCCATTGTGGCTGTGGCAGGAATGGAGGGCGCTCTGGCCGGCGTGGTTGCCGGACTGGTGGAAGTCCCAGTCATCGCAGTGCCCACCTCCATAGGATATGGGGCTAATTTCGGCGGACTCTCAGCACTTCTTACGATGCTGAATTCCTGTGCGGAAGGGATCTCTGTGGTAAATATAGACAACGGTTTCGGGGGAGGTTACATGGGTGCCCAGATCAACCGGCTTATTTGCAGAAAATAA
- a CDS encoding MATE family efflux transporter, with protein sequence MRQKTRDMTSGKPAGIIVSFALPLMLGNVFQQLYTVMDSVIVGRGVGVEALAALGTSDWLSFTAMGGITGVAQGFSVLISQCFGAKDEKRLKKAVAMSVWTGSLITVLIMALFISNLSALLGLLRVPDNIREPAYNYLLILMFGLAATALYNICSGILRAMGDSQTPLRAMIGASAVNIILDLIFVLVFHWGVEGAALGTVLAQVCSGTICFIQLKKYGIWHIEKTDWKWDWEMAGHLLGLGIPVAFQNVIIGFGGIVIQYVINGFGLLYVAGFTATNKLYGLLELAAVSFGYATSSFVGQNLGAGEYGRIKEGVRASAKISIGIAVVIGAVLLVFGRSILKIFISSEASNASEVLAIAYNYLAVMGATLIILYLLHIYRSALQGMGDTLIPMCSGIAELVMRILIALLLPLLIGKEGIYFAETGAWLGAMVILTAAYRKRIKRVDQGN encoded by the coding sequence ATGAGACAAAAGACAAGAGATATGACAAGCGGGAAGCCGGCAGGTATTATCGTTTCCTTTGCCCTTCCCCTGATGCTGGGAAATGTATTCCAGCAGCTATATACCGTAATGGACAGTGTTATTGTAGGACGGGGCGTAGGCGTGGAGGCTCTTGCCGCGCTGGGGACCTCAGACTGGCTGAGTTTTACGGCCATGGGCGGGATCACAGGTGTGGCACAGGGATTTTCCGTACTTATTTCCCAATGTTTCGGGGCAAAGGACGAAAAGCGCCTGAAAAAGGCAGTGGCAATGTCCGTGTGGACAGGGAGTCTGATCACAGTCCTGATCATGGCTCTCTTTATCAGCAATCTGTCAGCGCTGCTGGGGCTTCTTCGCGTTCCGGACAATATCCGGGAGCCAGCCTACAATTATCTGCTGATCCTTATGTTCGGACTGGCGGCTACGGCGCTTTACAATATCTGTTCCGGTATCCTTCGGGCCATGGGTGACAGCCAGACGCCCCTTCGTGCCATGATCGGTGCGTCTGCCGTAAATATTATCCTGGATCTTATATTTGTGCTGGTATTCCACTGGGGCGTGGAGGGAGCCGCGCTGGGAACTGTGCTGGCTCAGGTGTGTTCTGGCACGATCTGTTTTATCCAGCTTAAAAAATACGGCATCTGGCACATAGAAAAAACAGATTGGAAATGGGACTGGGAGATGGCAGGTCATCTGCTGGGTCTTGGGATTCCGGTGGCATTTCAGAATGTGATCATAGGATTCGGGGGCATCGTGATCCAATATGTGATCAATGGTTTCGGCCTTTTGTACGTGGCAGGCTTTACGGCAACCAACAAACTGTACGGACTTCTGGAGCTGGCGGCAGTCTCCTTCGGGTATGCCACATCTTCTTTTGTGGGACAGAATCTGGGAGCTGGGGAATACGGCAGGATTAAGGAGGGCGTCCGCGCCTCAGCTAAAATATCCATAGGGATCGCTGTGGTCATCGGTGCTGTCCTCCTTGTTTTCGGGCGCAGCATCCTGAAAATATTTATCTCCTCAGAGGCGTCCAATGCATCAGAAGTGCTGGCTATCGCATATAATTATCTGGCGGTCATGGGGGCAACACTGATCATTCTCTATCTGCTCCATATATACCGCTCTGCGCTGCAGGGCATGGGTGATACCCTTATACCCATGTGTTCCGGGATCGCAGAGCTGGTCATGAGGATACTCATTGCTCTGCTTCTGCCCCTTTTAATAGGAAAAGAGGGCATCTATTTTGCGGAAACAGGTGCCTGGCTGGGGGCTATGGTGATCCTTACAGCCGCTTACAGGAAGCGGATCAAGAGGGTTGATCAGGGGAATTGA